One window of Nostoc sp. C052 genomic DNA carries:
- a CDS encoding ParB N-terminal domain-containing protein, which translates to MVKVQEIPLNQIKRPLPRTNDPNKVQALMESIAEIGQQEPIDVLEVDGQYYGFSGCHRYEACQRLGKETVLARVRKAPRSVLKMHLA; encoded by the coding sequence ATGGTTAAAGTCCAAGAAATTCCATTAAATCAGATAAAACGGCCATTGCCCCGTACAAACGATCCAAATAAAGTGCAAGCCTTAATGGAATCGATTGCGGAGATTGGGCAGCAAGAACCTATTGATGTCCTAGAAGTAGATGGACAATATTATGGCTTTTCTGGTTGCCACCGGTATGAAGCTTGCCAGCGTTTAGGCAAAGAAACCGTTTTAGCCAGAGTTCGTAAAGCACCCCGTAGCGTTTTGAAGATGCACTTAGCATAG
- a CDS encoding Dps family protein: MSSKVTVKNVNIGIDEASRAKIADGLSHLLADTYTLYLKTHNFHWNVTGPMFQTLHLMFETQYTELALAVDLIAERIRALGYPAPGTYSEYAKLSSIPETPGVPKAVEMIRLLVEGQEAVVRTARSIFPVLEEVNDEPTADLLTQRMQVHEKTAWMLRSLLEE; encoded by the coding sequence ATGTCATCGAAAGTAACAGTTAAAAATGTAAATATCGGCATTGACGAGGCGAGTAGGGCTAAAATTGCTGACGGTTTATCTCATCTGTTGGCTGATACTTATACACTGTATCTGAAAACTCATAATTTTCATTGGAATGTAACAGGGCCGATGTTTCAAACGTTGCATCTAATGTTTGAGACTCAGTATACAGAATTAGCCTTAGCAGTGGATTTAATAGCCGAGAGAATTAGAGCGCTTGGCTATCCTGCACCAGGAACCTACAGCGAATACGCCAAACTAAGTTCGATTCCAGAAACTCCTGGAGTTCCTAAAGCTGTGGAAATGATCCGCTTGCTAGTGGAAGGACAAGAAGCCGTAGTCAGAACTGCACGGTCTATTTTCCCTGTGCTAGAGGAAGTTAACGACGAACCTACCGCCGATTTATTGACTCAGCGGATGCAGGTACACGAAAAGACAGCTTGGATGTTGAGAAGTTTGCTGGAAGAATAG
- the grpE gene encoding nucleotide exchange factor GrpE, translating into MPHTQKLQDLMQQVGISSFKALSRAAGVSERQILRLRQGKLEQMRVDVLLKLSSVLQISLSELIATFSTVELLQEKTAPTQELLQEITDLRREYDRSQLQLEQQREILLQELQQSTLQLLESLLLQWPTAAQKAQENQQLAAVKIVPLVQKPLEKLLQAWGVEAIAPVGAELPYDPQLHQLMEGTAQPGGTVKVRYTGYLQGKKLLYRAKVNPV; encoded by the coding sequence ATGCCCCACACCCAAAAGTTGCAAGATTTAATGCAACAGGTAGGTATTTCTAGTTTTAAAGCGCTGAGTCGTGCTGCTGGTGTCTCAGAGCGTCAAATTTTGCGATTACGTCAGGGAAAGCTAGAGCAGATGCGGGTAGATGTGCTGCTTAAGCTGTCGTCAGTGCTACAGATTTCATTAAGTGAATTAATCGCAACTTTTTCAACCGTAGAGTTATTACAAGAGAAAACAGCACCTACCCAGGAATTGTTACAAGAAATTACAGATTTAAGAAGAGAGTACGATCGCTCGCAACTTCAATTAGAACAACAGCGAGAAATATTACTACAAGAACTCCAGCAGTCAACCTTGCAACTGCTGGAGTCTTTATTATTGCAATGGCCAACAGCAGCACAGAAAGCGCAGGAGAATCAACAGCTAGCAGCAGTTAAAATAGTCCCATTGGTACAGAAACCCCTGGAAAAGCTTTTGCAAGCGTGGGGAGTAGAAGCGATCGCACCTGTGGGAGCAGAATTACCTTATGATCCCCAACTTCACCAATTGATGGAGGGAACTGCACAGCCTGGAGGAACAGTCAAAGTGCGTTACACTGGCTACCTTCAAGGTAAGAAGTTGCTTTACAGAGCGAAAGTAAATCCTGTTTGA